CAGAGGCACTAAAATGCTGTCCAGATTCCccaccccatacacacacacacttactgaCAGTCTGAGTCccactccttcctcttcctcaccaCCTCCACAGCTGTACAGTGCTCGCTTGCACAGAAGAGCCCCCTTCCTGAGCTGGCTCTGTGGCCAGGAAAGGATGTAACCAGCATCCAAAGAGCAGTCTGTAACCAGCTATGAGCATCACAGTGTCAGGCACTGAGAGGCACCTCAACTCGCTTTGGTTTCCAAGGCTTCTCTCATTTAGCTCGTTCAGAACCACAGGCTGTGAGAGGGAGTGAGGGCCAACAAGGATGGTGAGGACTCAGGCCTGCAGGGGAGGGTGCTGTGGATAAAGCTTAAGTGAATTTGCTGAGAAGTCTTTCATTTGCCACACATACATGATAGAGAATCTCTTGAGAGGGAAAGCCGGGAGCAAGTAGAGAAGTGAGGAGGGGGAGGCTGAACTTTGGACATTACGTCAGCCTCCTGTTTACTCTGATAGCTCCTTTTCAGATGcccatatttattttctcctcatcctttttttttttttttttttttaacctaataaAACTTCAGTCTCTTCCCATTTTCGTATAGGAAGGAGAGATTCTGCCCTCCTTCCAAACCTCCCCTGAACTCTCCAGAGCAATTCCTGATTAACCAAGGGCTTTGTCCATCTCATCCAGAGGAACCCAGGGTCCTCGTTGGCCCGGCTGGGACCATTCCACTGCCCCAGAATCCCAGGGGGCCGTGACAGCACCCACTGACAGTAAGAGCTTGCTCCCCTTGGCTGCCCTTCTCCTGCATCTCCCAGGCCCCCAGAGTCTCCCCTTAGATCTTTCTCCCTAGCTCTGTGTTTGGCCTACTCCTTCTGGCTCTCCTCAAGTGTTCCACATTCCCCTCAAATTCCCTTTTGGTGTGCTGGCATTGCCACGGTGCTGCTCCTGCAAGTTCTCAGGAGGAACTGTGGTGTCAGGGAACAGAGGTTTGGGGTTGGGAGATAGTGGCTGGGAGGAGGGGTGCAaagtatgtctcctaatgcttaCCCTGCCTATGTCCCCTCCACTACCAGCTCCAGCAAGGAAGCTGCCACCCAAGAGAGCAGAGGGAGACATCAAGCCATACTCCTCCAGTGACCGAGAATGTAAGAGGGGCAAGGGTTGGGTGTCTGGGCCTGGGGGACCTTAACACAAGGGAAGAGAATGCTCAGGGAACCCAGGGGAAGGATTTGTTCTCTCTAAAGACTCAGATTtcttgggccgggcatggtggctcatgcctgtaatcccagcactttgagaggccaaggcgggcagatcgcctcagtccaggagttcaagaccagcctggccaacatggtgaaaccccgtctctactaaaaatacaaaaattagctgggcatggtggcgctcctgtaatcccagctacttaggaggctgaggcaggagaatggcttgaacccgggaggcagaagttgcagtgagccaagatcgtgccactgcactccagcttgggtgacagagtgagactccgtctcaaaaaagaaaaaaaaaaagacgcagatttctctttttttctacccAAACCTTTGCTGTCATgactctctctcttcccttttttcttctttttctgtcttgctCTTCATTCTCCCTGCCCCCAGTTCTGAAGGTAGCTGTGGAGCCTCCTTGGCCCCTAAACAGGGCCCCTCGCCGCGCCACACCTCCAGCCCACCCACCCCCCCGCTCCAGCAGCCTGGGAAACTCACCAGAACGAGGTCCCCTCCGCCCCTTTGTGCCAGAGCAGGAGCTGCTGCGTTCCTTGCGCCTCTGCCCCCCACACCCTACCGCCCGCCTTCTGCTGGCTGCTGACCCTGGGGGCAGCCCAGCCCAACGTCGTCGCACCAGGTAATAGGAGTTGAAGGGCTGAGGAGCCTCACAGCTATCAAAGAGGATGTTAGAAATGGCAAAGGGCAATTTGAATCCATCAGAGAGATGGATCAATAAGATGGGTGGATTGGGGGGGTCCTGAAACCTTTCACGAAAAATATTTGTGCAAGTGATCtgggaaaaaaatacagtgaagGAGCAGAATAGGACCTTATATGGAGCCTAGGGACCCTGGCTTTAATGTGAGAGTTGTGTGGAATGGTAGGAAGAACACCAAGAGCCATCAAGTTGGGGGAGCGGAGCCTTCTAAGATTGGGGAAGTCTTCGCTTAATACTTGCTGGGGAAGGGGCAGTGTCTGACACAGAGTGGGGAGCCACTGGCTTGTGTGCCAAGAGTGCATCGAAGCAGGCAGGGAGTGggcatttcctttatttctctccctAGCTTTCTCTTCACCTCtgacttctctgtttttctctcccccaccccccaccatttcccctctcccttcctcccatccaTAACATCCTTCCACAGCTCCCTTCCCCGCTCTGAGGAGAGTCGATACTGACAGCTaccctctcccttccctgggAGACCTGGGGTGGGCAGAGACCCCCTCCCTGAGAACCTCAGACCAACTCTTCCATTGCATCCTGTAGGACCCAGTGGAACCTGACAGAGCCCATAGGATTCCCTCTTCTACTTTCTTAGACAGCAGGGATGTCAGGGTCTCAAATTGCCTAACAGTTTGTAGCTTTTCTTACCACAAAAGCACCCCTTCTCTCCTAACTTGGGCTCTGAGGATACTTTCCCCACAGACAGCCTGATCTGTTGCCAGACTTCTTGGTTAGATGGCTCATACATTTATCTAGAGAAGCACACACTCTTGCTTGCTGTCAAACTTTAGAACACCATGGAAGGTCTAAGGGCGTCCTGTGCCAGGGAAACTTTTTAAGGAATTTTATCTATGGGATAAACCCCATATTCCCTCTAGTGTCTACTGGTGGCTCTAATACTGCTTTGTGCTGCCTGCCACACTTGCCCTTTGAGCCTGCGAATGGCCACCAGTGAGCAAGCTCTGCTTCAGAGCAGTCTAGTTAGGTAGAACAGGGACTTACCAGCTTCCCAAAGGGATCTACTCAACATTGCCAAACTCTTCATTTCCACATTTTGTGTAGGTGTCAGAGAACCCCAAATTGGTGTTGCTTTGGGGTCTCTAAAGGAGACTGGCTGACACCACCATTTCCCCCAGATCCAGATTTCTCTGAGGGAGGTTGTTTCTTGAGAGTAGATCCAGAGTCTCAAGGATCTGTTAGATCCTGGAATCCCCTCTTGCATCCATCCCTCCCTGGTAGCTAGATGCCGATATATTCCTGTCTTGTGAGATTGTCGAGATGAGATGGGGGACCACTCTTCCTctgtccttcctctctcctttcctccataGCAAGGACAACCTTCCCTGCTCCATGCCCACAGTATAGCTAGATCCCTTCCCCTCCCTACCCTCTGAATGTGTGCTAGATCAGGTGCCCCACTGTGTTTCCTGAAATCCTTGGGAGCCGGATCTCCCCCTCTCCCCTACTcactcttccctttttttctccctctcagtGTTGTCTGAATAAAGTGTGAATTGTGTTTTCTAAATTGagattttcaatgaaaaaaagaatcacacacaaaaaaagttgtCAGCCTCATTTGTGCGTCATCCCTTTTTTTCCTGGGATCTCAGGACCTCTGTCCCTCTGATTTCTCACTTCTGAGATCTGCACATCTTTTACCCAGGAGCCTCAGAGCTCCCGGGTCTGGTGGTCTGCCTATCCCCATCTTCACTGTTAGTCCTCCTGCAGATTCTGTGTCTCCTTTCATGTAGGTGCTGGATCCGTGTGTGTGGGCTTCTGTATCTACTCCCTCAttccctccaggaacctccagcTCTCCCCAGTGACTTCTACCCTTTACTCTGGGCCTGCCTTTGCCAAGATGTCAAAGCTTACCAACATCTCTGGATCCACTAATCACCTCCTGCCTCCTGTATTCCTCTTCCCACTCTGATTACCTGACGTCTGCTCCACTAAACCGCTGGATCTCTCTCAAGACAAACCCTTACCTCCATTCAGAGTGCAACACAGTCTGTCACCCTATTTACAGAGGcccccttccttttcctcctaaaTTCAAAATTCAGCCTTGTCAATTCCTATTTCCCTCTGGTCTAAGgaatcttgtttttttgagatggagtcttgctgtgtcgccaggctggagtgcagtggcaccatctcggctcactgcaacctccgcctcctgggttcaagcgattctcctgccttagcctcccgagtagctgggattaccgaaGTGCACcaccagctagtttttgtatttttagtacagacggggtttcaccatgctggccaggatggtctcgatctcctgatcgcgtgatccgcccgccttggcctcccaaagtgctgaggttacaagcatgagccaccgcgcccagcctggtctAAGGAATCTTATACTTAAGGTAACCCTGTTTTCCAAACCAAACACCAGAGTACCTGATCCAACACATTTTTGATCACATGTGAGTCTGTTCTTAGGATTTGGATCATACCTAGCCATAGATTTAACACATTACCTCAACTAGAAAGAATAGAGCAATAAATCAGAAGCACTCCAGAAAATCTTGGGTATAAAATGAACTTCCCCCACCCTTTTCTAGGGCACAGCTTTGATTAAAGCCCGTTAGGCTTTGTTCCCCCTTCTCTTTGTTCCTGTGCTATTCGTTTTACTCCTCTCCTCTGATTTCTCCATACTCACCCATCTTTCATCCAGTAGCCTCCTCCCCATCATCTCCCATTTCTTCTACAGGGGGACTCCCCCAGGTCTGGTAGCCCAAAGCTGCTGCTACAGCCGCCATGGGGGGGTGAATTCCTCATCCCCCAATACAGGTAAGTATTCACTCCTCCCTACCCTCAAATCAAGTAGGCCACATTCACTATCTACTCCTGCCTTCCCATTCACATGCCTGATATTTCCACAGGCAACCAAGACTCCAAGCAGGGAGAACAGGAAACAAAGAATAGGTGAGGTCTAAACCCCTCCCCTAACAGCCTCCCACCACCACCTGACTCCCTTCCTAACACCGCTCTCAGCCACTTCCTACTCTTAAATCTTATTGTATGAACTGGACACCAGCTCCTCCCACAATTCCTTCTACCTTACATCCTGCAAGCCCCTTTCCCCCACAAGTTCAACTCTGGTACTTCCCTTTGGAATACCGGTTCTCTGAGAGGTTTTAAATTTGGACATAGCACTAATGGTTCCAGCCTCATACCCATCATTTGTCCTACATTAAAACCTGGCCCGAGACCTTGAAGAGTCTGTAATCTTAATTTCCTCTTTAGTATTCCTATTACCCACTCTCCATCTCCCCACCTACCAGGTCTGCCAGTGAGGAGCAGGCCTTGTCACAGGATGGGTCTGGGGAGAAGCCCATGCACACAGCTCCTCCAcaggccccggccccggccccacCAGCCCAGTCCTGGACAGTGGGTGGGGACATACTCAACGCCAGGTTCATTCGAAACCTGCAGGAACGTCGCAGCACCAGGCCTTGGTGACCGCAGCCCCGTCTCACATCTTCAAAGTATTACTTCTCCCTCACTACAGGAAAGAGCCAAAGCCCAACCCTCATAATAGATggatacattcattcattcattcattcgttcagcAGGCTTATCAGATTCAAGTCATTTGTATCTTTTAACCAGAccaataaaagtatttatttttatcacaagAGCTGTTGAAAAATTTGACTCATTATTTCAGCCGCCTCACCCCTCACTGTCGTTGCACCCGGTTCAGCCTTCAGCCCTGTTTTTGCTCAGCTTTTTGCTCAAAGGCCTCAGCTGTGAATACTGCGctgggggggttggggggtggggagtgctGCTAACTTGCGCAAGCGCACTCAGGCAGCCTCCGAGCCCGCGGGCGCAGGCGCGCTTACCGCCGACAGAGCGCTTCAGCCGCTTCTCTCGAGCCTGCAGTGCGCAAGCGCGGGACATCTCCGtttccctccctcagcccctttCCCCCctaccccccccccccgccccggccTC
The sequence above is drawn from the Nomascus leucogenys isolate Asia chromosome 22a, Asia_NLE_v1, whole genome shotgun sequence genome and encodes:
- the ATAT1 gene encoding alpha-tubulin N-acetyltransferase 1 isoform X5, whose product is MWLTRPFCFLTITLREEGVYHLESVDLQQQIMTIIDELGKASAKAQNLSAPITSASRMQSNRHVVYILKDSSARPAGKGAIIGFIKVGYKKLFVLDDREAHNEVEPLCILDFYIHESVQRHGHGRELFQYMLQKERVEPHQLAIDRPSQKLLKFLNKHYNLETTVPQVNNFVIFEGFFAHQHRPPAPSLRATRHSRAAAVDPTPAAPARKLPPKRAEGDIKPYSSSDREFLKVAVEPPWPLNRAPRRATPPAHPPPRSSSLGNSPERGPLRPFVPEQELLRSLRLCPPHPTARLLLAADPGGSPAQRRRTRGTPPGLVAQSCCYSRHGGVNSSSPNTGNQDSKQGEQETKNRSASEEQALSQDGSGEKPMHTAPPQAPAPAPPAQSWTVGGDILNARFIRNLQERRSTRPW